A window of Haloarcula sp. H-GB4 contains these coding sequences:
- the gcvT gene encoding glycine cleavage system aminomethyltransferase GcvT: MTLRAPPLSGAHKRADASFTDFGGWEMPVEFESIRTEHEAVRSEAGKFDVSHMGQITVAGPDAATLTQRLTTNDVTVLDPGEAQYGAITDEDGIMLDDTVVYRLPEGAADEFLFIPNAGHDGEMTERWLSERDERELDATVTNRTEEYAMIAVQGPEAPDLLSAETDVSLADLSRFNVADGAVAGVDSLIARTGYTGEPGFEILCPPNGAEAIWSALECQPCGLGARDTLRLEMGFLLSGQEFHPVDEPRTPHEAGIGWTVALDTDFVGRDALEGVAADGPEEKLIGIELLDRGVPRHGYDVTTPAGEPIGHITSGTMSPTLGSPIALAYVPAAYAEPDESVRVVVRGEPKKARTRSTPFLDR, from the coding sequence ATGACACTGCGGGCACCACCGCTTTCCGGGGCTCACAAACGAGCAGACGCTTCGTTCACCGATTTCGGCGGGTGGGAGATGCCAGTCGAATTCGAGTCGATCCGTACAGAACACGAGGCAGTTCGGAGCGAAGCCGGGAAGTTCGACGTTTCGCACATGGGACAGATAACCGTGGCCGGGCCGGACGCGGCGACGCTGACACAGCGGCTGACCACCAACGACGTGACCGTGCTGGACCCGGGCGAGGCCCAGTACGGGGCCATCACAGACGAAGACGGGATTATGCTAGATGACACCGTCGTCTATCGACTGCCGGAAGGCGCAGCCGATGAGTTCCTGTTCATCCCGAACGCCGGGCACGACGGGGAGATGACCGAGCGGTGGCTCTCTGAGCGGGATGAACGAGAACTCGACGCGACAGTGACAAACCGCACTGAGGAGTACGCGATGATCGCTGTCCAGGGGCCAGAGGCCCCGGACCTGCTGTCGGCCGAGACAGATGTCTCGCTCGCTGATCTGTCTCGGTTCAACGTGGCTGACGGGGCTGTCGCCGGCGTTGACTCGCTAATCGCTCGGACGGGCTACACGGGCGAACCCGGCTTCGAAATCCTCTGCCCGCCCAACGGTGCTGAGGCGATCTGGAGCGCGCTTGAGTGCCAGCCCTGCGGTCTCGGCGCGCGCGACACGCTCCGTCTAGAAATGGGCTTTCTGCTCTCCGGCCAGGAATTCCACCCGGTTGACGAGCCCAGAACGCCCCACGAGGCCGGCATCGGCTGGACGGTCGCGCTCGATACGGATTTCGTCGGTCGGGACGCGCTGGAAGGCGTCGCCGCGGACGGTCCCGAAGAGAAGCTCATCGGCATCGAACTCCTCGACCGTGGCGTCCCGCGCCACGGGTACGACGTGACAACGCCAGCGGGGGAGCCGATCGGCCACATCACCAGCGGAACGATGAGTCCGACACTGGGATCGCCGATTGCCCTCGCCTACGTCCCGGCGGCGTACGCCGAACCGGACGAGTCCGTCCGCGTTGTCGTCCGCGGTGAACCGAAGAAAGCACGTACCAGGAGCACGCCATTCCTCGATAGATGA